The genomic interval aagggtatactaaattcgttgaaaagtatgtaacaggcagaaggaagcgtttccgaccatatgtatatatatatatttttgatcaggatcaatagccgagtcgatgtagccatgtccgtctgtccgtataaGCGTCgcgatctcaggaactataaaagctagatgGTTGATATTGAGGTTGATGATAGAGACAACAAAGCAGCGcaatgttgccacgcccacaagccgTACAAAACTGCCGCGCCCACACGTTTGGtaattttttgaatattttttcataattttattattattctatcgatttgccaaaaaactttttgaacCCTGTGAACTTTTGAAATTTCGAGTTCGCATTTCCACTAACTGAGTagcgggtatctgatagtcgggtaagtcgactatagcattcacTCTTGTTGAATCTTATTTTTTTGAGCTCTGTTGTTTTGCGGTGGCAGCCTTTTCCCATTCCATTTTGAAATGATTTATAAACcgtaaattaataattgcattaCTTGTGTAAATTTTGAAAATGTctagtaaataaaataaattctcTATTTAATAATTACAATCAATTTTTAACAGCTGGctaacagaaaataaatattagaaATTAGAAACGATTTAGAAAATGAATAAGTATTTAATAATTACAATCAATTTTTAACAGCTGGctaacagaaaataaatattagaaATTAGAAACGATTTAGAAAATGAATAAGTATCACAATTATCTCTTTCTCgaacttttcacttttccaatctaaataaaaataaatagaaaaacaaAGAATTCCctttgaaaataatatatgAAGACCTAATGTTGAAAAATAAACATGCGAGCCGACTATAGTGGTGTGATTGAGGACAAATGGACACAGAGCGATTGGCTTAGGACTAAACGCTATGACTACGATCTAATCTAGTTTATATCCTACAGCTAAGAGGCGACTATTCCGATTTAATCGCCGTTATGGTAATGCTAGGCGTTTGATGTGGCGCGATCAGTTTAGGTGGAGCCCGTGCCGTGCCACGGCTGAGGGTGACGCCGCCACTGGACGCCATTGGCATGCTGCCGCCTTCCGGGCCGGACGAATCCTGGTCGCCCTTCTCCTGCGCCGAATGGAAGCGACCACCCTCGCCACGAGCCCGATTCATTGCGTGGCGATGACGAGATTCGTGCAGATACTTGCACCGCTCCTTGGGTATGCGCGACTCCAGCTTGGCCCTGGCTTGCCGCCGAATGAGGATACGTTTGTACTGCTTGGCATTCACATAGAGCGGCTCCTCGTCCGCCTCGCCCTTGGAGCTCTCGTCCTCGCTGTTCGTATTCGTTCCAGTGGTACTTGTGCTGACATCGGCGCTTATATTATTGACTGCAGCACTGGCAGCCACCGCCGCCACcgtctgctgctgttgctgctggttttGGGTCTGGGATTGTacttgctgatgctgctgctgttgttgttgggtAACCACTGTGCCCACTCCGGCGCCTACTCCGGCATTGGCGGCCGCTGCATTCACCGCTGCCATCGCTGTCTGCGGCACCATTATGATCTGTTGCCCAGCTGTGGGTGCCGCCTGATTAGCGCTGGGTGCTGGATTGATCTGCACCAGCTGCCCATTGATATTGAGGTAGTGAGGCGTCGGCTGGGCTGCCATCGCAGCTGCAGCGTTGGCCGCTGCATTCGGATCCAAGGCGGCAATGGTGGGCGTCTGATAGAATATGGTCTGGCCGTCGGGCAACTGCATCACCTGCatctgtggctgctgctgcgcagCCTGCAGCATAATCTGGTTGGCCTGCAGCGGTATCAATTGTGGCTGCAGACCCGTCGCCGGCGTCTGACCCTGTGGCTGCTGGCCAATTATGATTTGTGCCGCTCCGGTTGGCAGCATGGGCATTGGTATCACTTGGATGGGTTGTGCCGTTGCTGCGGCATTCGTGGCTCCTCCGGCTGCTGTGCTAACACTTAAATTGTTGCCGGTTGttgcgttgttgttgctgctgctattgctgttgttattgttgttgccggtggcggcggcggtagCGGCAGCACCGACGGCAGTGGCGGTGGTGCACATTCTGGGCGTGGCTGAGGGGCGACTGGTGGCGCTGAAATGGTTTTCCATTGCCTGATTGCACTGCGGCTTGTGCCTGTCTGTGTGTCCGTGTCTCAACCTCAAGCCcccaacacacacacttactGGAAAAGTGAATGAAGCCGATTTTGAGGGTGGTTGTTGGCACGTCAAAGATTCGTTCTTAGGCACTATGGCACAAATCTAACCTTACAACTAGATCTATGCCTCCAAATGACTAACGATACCGATCTTGCGCTGTTCTTTCTTCTTTGGCCAACTTACCACTTTCTTGGCGTCCAAACGGGAGGCTTGTCGTGACATTTTCCGgctgttttcttttcgattttatacaattgaaaataaaattctcTGTTTTTCCTACTTTTACAGAGCAGGGTTGTCAGGGTACACTGCTGAAGCACATCAAGATTGGCCAGGGCTGCAAGCGATGTGCATATCGGTTGGCAGTCACGGGAAAAGTTAAAGTATCGCTCAAAGTCgcaacataaatataatttaaaagtcgcagttataaatttaataaaaaaaaaacaatgcacCTATATTCAACAACGTATTATTTTGGCTATATTAATA from Drosophila mauritiana strain mau12 chromosome 3L, ASM438214v1, whole genome shotgun sequence carries:
- the LOC117138965 gene encoding nuclear transcription factor Y subunit alpha; this encodes MENHFSATSRPSATPRMCTTATAVGAAATAAATGNNNNNSNSSSNNNATTGNNLSVSTAAGGATNAAATAQPIQVIPMPMLPTGAAQIIIGQQPQGQTPATGLQPQLIPLQANQIMLQAAQQQPQMQVMQLPDGQTIFYQTPTIAALDPNAAANAAAAMAAQPTPHYLNINGQLVQINPAPSANQAAPTAGQQIIMVPQTAMAAVNAAAANAGVGAGVGTVVTQQQQQQHQQVQSQTQNQQQQQQTVAAVAASAAVNNISADVSTSTTGTNTNSEDESSKGEADEEPLYVNAKQYKRILIRRQARAKLESRIPKERCKYLHESRHRHAMNRARGEGGRFHSAQEKGDQDSSGPEGGSMPMASSGGVTLSRGTARAPPKLIAPHQTPSITITAIKSE